The genomic DNA CTCCTCGTTCCAGTGCTCCACACTGCCGCCGGCCTGGGTGATTTCATAGGGCGCCATCGACGCGTCACCAATAAAGATCACTTTGTAATCGGCGCCGTATTTGTGCAGCAGATCCTGGGTGGAGGTGCGCTCCGAGGTGCGGCGCTGGTTGTTCTTCCACACCGATTCGTACACGAAGTTGTGGAAGTAGAAGTACTCCAAATGCTTGAACTCGGTCTTGCAGGCCGAAAACAGCTCTTCGCAGATCTTCACATGGGCGTCCATCGAACCGCCGATATCAAACAGCAGCAACAGCTTGATGGTATTGCGCCGCTCCGGGCGCATCTGGATGTTCAGCAGCCCGGCGTCGCGGGCGGTGTGGTCGATGGTGCCGTCGATGTCGAGTTCTTCGGCCGCCCCCTGGCGCGCGAATTTGCGCAGGCGGCGCAGGGCGATCTTGATGTTGCGCGTGCCCAGTTCCACCTGGTCGTCGAGGTTCTTGTACTCGCGCTGGTCCCAGACTTTCACGGCCTTGCCCTGGCGCTTGCCCGCATCGCCGACGCGGATGCCTTCCGGGTTATAGCCGCCGGAGCCGAACGGGCTGGTGCCGCCGGTGCCGATCCACTTGTTGCCGCCGGCGTGGCGTTCTTTTTGTTCTTCCAGGCGCTTCTTGAACTCTTCGATCAGCTTGTCGAGGCCGCCGAGGGACTGGATTTGCGCGCGTTCCTCGTCCGTCAGCGAACGTTCGAACTCCTTGCGCAGCCATTCTTCGGGGATCAGCGCCTGCAAGTGGTCGTCGAGCTTTTCCAGGCCATTGAAGTAGGCGCCGAACGCGCGGTCGAACTTGTCGAAATGCCGCTCGTCCTTGACCAGAATCGCCCGTGCCAGGTAGTAGAACTCGTCCATGTCGGCGAAGGTTACGCGCATTTTCAGCGCGTTGATCAGGTCCAGCAGCTCGCGCACCGACACCGGCACCTTGGCGGCGCGCATTTCATTGAACAGGTTGAGCAGCATCAGCGGTTACCGCGACGGCTCATGAACGCCAGACGCTCCAGCAACTGCACGTCTTGCTCGTTCTTCACCAAGGCACCGGCCAGGGGCGGGATCGCCTTGGTCGGGTCGCGTTCGCGCAGCACGGCTTCGCCGATGTTGTCGGCCATCAGCAACTTGAGCCAGTCCACCAGTTCGGAGGTGGAAGGCTTTTTCTTCAGGCCCGGCACTTTGCGCACGTCGAAGAACACGTCGAGTGCTTCGCTGACCAGGTCTTTCTTGATATCGGGGTAGTGCACATCGACGATTTTTTGCAGGGTCGTGCGGTCGGGAAAGGCGATGTAGTGGAAGAAGCAGCGGCGCAGAAACGCGTCCGGCAGCTCTTTTTCGTTGTTGGAGGTAATGATGATGATCGGGCGCTTTTTGGCCTTGATGGTTTCGTCGATTTCGTAGACGTAGAACTCCATCTTGTCGAGTTCTTGCAGCAGGTCGTTGGGGAATTCGATGTCGGCCTTGTCGATTTCATCGATCAGCAGAATCACCCGCTCCTCGGACTCGAAGGCTTCCCAGAGCTTGCCCTTCTTCAGGTAGTTGCGCACGTCGTGCACCTTGTCCACACCCAGTTGCGAGTCGCGCAGGCGGCTGACCGCGTCGTACTCGTAAAGACCCTGGTGAGCCTTAGTGGTGGATTTGATGTGCCAGGTGATCAACTTGGCGCCGAAGGACTCGGCCAGTTGCTCGGCGAGCATGGTCTTGCCGGTGCCCGGTTCGCCCTTGACCAGCAGCGGCCGCTCCAGGGTAATGGCGGCGTTGACGGCCAGTTTCAGGTCATCGGTAGCCACATAGGCCTGGGTGCCTTCGAACTTCATCGGTCATTCCTCGAAAATCAGCAATGCCCGACTATACCGCGCGGCCCCGGCGACTGTG from Pseudomonas tolaasii NCPPB 2192 includes the following:
- a CDS encoding vWA domain-containing protein, which encodes MLLNLFNEMRAAKVPVSVRELLDLINALKMRVTFADMDEFYYLARAILVKDERHFDKFDRAFGAYFNGLEKLDDHLQALIPEEWLRKEFERSLTDEERAQIQSLGGLDKLIEEFKKRLEEQKERHAGGNKWIGTGGTSPFGSGGYNPEGIRVGDAGKRQGKAVKVWDQREYKNLDDQVELGTRNIKIALRRLRKFARQGAAEELDIDGTIDHTARDAGLLNIQMRPERRNTIKLLLLFDIGGSMDAHVKICEELFSACKTEFKHLEYFYFHNFVYESVWKNNQRRTSERTSTQDLLHKYGADYKVIFIGDASMAPYEITQAGGSVEHWNEEPGYVWMQRFMAKYKKLIWINPYPKDTWGYTASTGIVRELIEDQMYPLTLRGLEEGMRFLSK
- a CDS encoding AAA family ATPase, which gives rise to MKFEGTQAYVATDDLKLAVNAAITLERPLLVKGEPGTGKTMLAEQLAESFGAKLITWHIKSTTKAHQGLYEYDAVSRLRDSQLGVDKVHDVRNYLKKGKLWEAFESEERVILLIDEIDKADIEFPNDLLQELDKMEFYVYEIDETIKAKKRPIIIITSNNEKELPDAFLRRCFFHYIAFPDRTTLQKIVDVHYPDIKKDLVSEALDVFFDVRKVPGLKKKPSTSELVDWLKLLMADNIGEAVLRERDPTKAIPPLAGALVKNEQDVQLLERLAFMSRRGNR